A stretch of DNA from Pagrus major chromosome 22, Pma_NU_1.0:
ccATTTAACATTGATTGTATTGATGTCCATTTTTGGCAGATTTGACACCTCGTACTCTTATCTACAGAGTGTGGGAACTGGAAACCATTTCAAAAATATCTGGGACTGTTGCAATACtgtattttcataatttatgtCATGAACAGTCTATTGTTTTCTTGTGCATATATAGTTTTGTGTACATGTCCaattttcagttaaaaaaattCTCATCAGACCACGTCGAGATCCAAACTTCAGTTCTCCATACAGCTGTACCCAGGACCTGTGTATTTGTAcatatgtaaaaataataataaaggaggtgttttttttgtttgtttttaatggacATTGCTGTGGGTGGAGGTTTGAGATTGATATAATAAAAAGTCAATGTATGAAAATGCCTTCTGTAtatgttttcagtttcaacaaaaccaaatgagtcacagagagaaaacatatGATTTAGAGAACCACAAGCCACATTACAATACATGACTTCTAAAACTTCTTTACAAaagtgcaacaacaacaacaacaaaaaaaacttcatCATCAAACATTTCCTGCTGTTGATAAAATCACTGCAATAGTGCAAAATTAAATTACGttttaaacatcagtttttgGCAGCAGGGTgatgtgatgaagaggaggccAACCGTCCCTGTTTCAAATCATCCGCTCTGCTTATTTATCATCAAGCAAGGCACTGAACTCGACCAGCCCTGGGACTTTTGCTCCCCAGCCGGACCTTTGACGTTACTGTTGAGGGGAGCAAGCCAATGCAGTCTCCTTGTAGAGACTCAACAACGTATTATATCATTTATAACACATCTGTTATAAACCATTAACAATCTGGTCTTTTGTCATTCAGGAGCGGTCCGAAAGCTTCAAAATATTCTGATGAGTCTGTGCAAAACCCAAACCTTGAGTCAAAGTACTATATGGGTATTTCTGAGCTGCACAGTTTTCGGTCAGTAGTCAGGGTTGCATTCAGTGCTGCACAGTAAATATCACAACTGTTCATAAAGACTGGAGTTATCAGGTTCTGGACAACAAATGAGCACAGACATGTAGAGGCATTGCTCCTCCAGTGTTAAGTGAAAAATCAGCAGCACTGAGGAGTAAAAGGAGGAACTCTcagtctctcttctctctgtccagagagagcagcagtttGCGTCTGGGTGAGTCTCCTACCAGGGAGATGGTATCTGAGAAAGAGGCTCCACCTGCAGGCTGCAATACCTGGTTGTTGGATGCCGCAGAGCTGCCTGTCAGACCAGTGATGTCCGGAGGAGAGGAAGCCTTGTTGGGTGAACTGATGAGACTTGCTGTGTCATCCATTTCAATAACCTCAAAGTCAGCGTCGTTCCACTGATCAGCCTCAttgtcctgctcctcctcctcctcttcttcattgGCTCCGGAGTCCAGCAGTGCCTGACGATATTCGCTGTCATCTGCGTCGGAACGGCCCCTGGCACGAGGTTTCCTGCTCTGGCCACTCGGGGCCGAGGCCAGCTTGTACATGACTGGGAAGAGGATGGATGTGAAGGTGGCAGTGATGAGCGACAGGTACATGAGCAGGGGGTGATCATGAAACTTCCCCAGCAGGAAGCCTACAAGAGCAGGCAGCACCATTTCACCCAGCGCTGCACCCACCACGAAGGTTGCCGCCGTGTGGCCTGTCACTGTGGTGTACTGCTCCACCCAGGAGATGCCACTGGGGAAGATGGTGGCCATAGACGCCCCGTACAAACCAGTGCATACCCACAGGGCTACCTTCTCCTTgctgaagaggcagaggagcagggaggacaCAGTGGAGCCCACCAGGCTGAGCAGTATCATGGTGCCTGGGTACATACAGGCAGCAAAGAAGATGGCCAACCCCCTACAGGCAGCAAACGTCCCCCAGAACAACGAGTTGAGCCCAGCTGCCTGGGACTGAGGCATGTGGGCATAGTCCTTGGCAAAGGTGAAGATGAAGGACCCGTATGCAACCTCGGCACCTACGTaggcaaagaagaagaagaacagcaggGCAACAAGAGCCATGTGATGTTTGGCCACGAGGGGCTTTCCTGACGACGCGCGGGCTTTGTCACGTGAAATGCTGCTGCAAGAATaaaggatgaagaagaggaaggagatgagaaagacaaaagagcCGATCACAATGTAGGCCCACATGGATTTAAGAGTGCTGCTCTTGTTGTGGACATAGTGGTTGATTGTGTGAACATCAGGGGCTTTGGTGATTGGCTCTGTGGTGACAGGAGGTGTGGAGTTGGTCAATATGATTCCTGCGCTGCTGTTCCCGTCAGGCCCAAACAGCAGCTTGGCTATGATTGGAGATGCAAAGGCCCCAGCTGCAAAGCTGAAGTGCAGAGCTTGCATGTGAGGGCCCGCCTGCTCGCCCCATGTGTTGAGTATGAGGACATTACCacctaaagaaaaaaagaaaaaaaaaactgattgttATATACTGATTATGGAGTAAACcatcatttacatttatcaaGGTATCACTGTGTGAGCTACATCATGTTGATGTCCTGCAGTGACCCCGCATTCCCTGATCCTGTGATGTTTCAtggggtagtggttgaaatctctccctatgaaatgggacaacccttcaagaccctcatatgtCATCAGTTGACGTCGATGTTGTTTGAGTCAACAGAAATTACTGGGACACTCGCAATTCATCCACAACTTCACACTATCAATTGAGCCatcaaaaaaaatgaaaataacacagCTTCATTCAGCCCTAACACtcaccctacccctctatcctAACTAGAATCCGGACACCCTACTCCTAGACGTGAACATGCAAAACAGGGGTAGGACTAAATGTTGGGGTAAGGGGTGTAATGGGATTAGGCCTAAGTTGctacagaattttttttaagataaatcTTAAACCTTAACCTCTATAAAAATACAGAGGTCGGCAGGTATCAAAGGATAAGCTTTTAATCACATTGCATGTAAATTTAAACAGATATCCCCATAACTATAACTTGTAGATGCAACCTGTCATcttataaaatgtgtttcaggagcagcaaAGATTATTGGGGggatttgacatttttattgctaTATTGTTTGACAGGACAGCTGACGAGTGACAAGAAatggaatgagagagagagaggagggatgacATGCAGTAAAGGGCCACAGCACAGAGACTAACCCTCGTTCACAGTGGTGAGGACACAGCAAAGATAAAACAACCGTGTTGTGTtccaaaaacacactttatgtccatacaccgatcagccacaacattaaaaccactgacaggtgatgtttTGGCAATCGGCTGCACCTTGCAATTGGTGAGTATTTCTGTAGGTTTGTGATCTGACAGATGAGGGCAACACATTGCTGTTCCGCATTTTGTCTGCGTGCCTTCATGGACACAAAGAGTACTGTCGGATCGAGTGAGGGCCGTCACACCAAACTCTTATCAAACTGTCTAAACAGTGCAGTGCtaataaactgttaaaactataaaaataaacattctgTTACCACACTGCCTATTTCtgcctaaaatgttttcaggctAGAGCGgagcagtgcattctggttgttgtaggttttccaCCTTTGAGAAAAAAGGAACACCACAACACcgtttctgttttctctgctcatgcagcaccaatttcaaaaatattagTGTCTTTCTTTTGCAGAGACGGACCAGTTTTATGCCATCTTCCAGCAATTAAAATACTTGTTCCAGTGGTATTGTCTTACCTGTGTCCAGAACACCCATTGACATCCCGATGCTGGACATGAGCccagtgagcagcagagccTGCTTACAGAAAGGGATAGCACACATTCCAAATGCTGTGACCAGCATAGAAAACCCTGCAAGACAGGATAATCAGAGAGAACATGCTCTTATTTTAGTGGAAGAGGTGTTAAAAATCAGAGGAAACTGTCATGTAAAGCTAGTGGATGTGTAGGCTAAAGACACAGGTCACAGGCTGGTTGCCATAGGTTACAAGACATAGAAACGAGACAAGAACAGATACATCCTTCATGTTGTCATCTTCAACTTGAAATGGAGCCAGTAATTTTTTAAACTGAGACACCCCTACACACAACTTCTCCAACAACTCCATGTGGTGAGGAGTTACCGAGCAGCAGATGGGGGTTCATGCAGTCGAAGAGAATGCCTCCTAAGAGGGAACCACCGATGTAGCCCCCAGAGCGGCCCACGAAGATGTAAGAAATGTTGCTGATGTTCTTCTTCACATTCACAGCCAGGTCTTCAAATGTGGGGCCGAGAACAGAGATACTCATCCCCTAGAAAGACAGGAGAGCAGCATGTAAATTGAACCCTGCAAACTGTCATATATCTTTGTAAAATCGTgatcattttcagtgtttgctgcATGGCACGAGTTAATTATAAATAACATGTTGTAATCTACTGCTGCTCTCACTCATTCACCCGTCAACCCTTTTCAATTGTGACAACAAAATCATGTTAAATGCAGCATGCTTCCTGGTCAATTAAGGCTAATGTGGTCAGAGAAATTAACATCTCTGCTTTCTCTTACGACTTTGTATAATCATTAAATATACACAACTAAACTCTGGATGACTGACAATGAAATGTGACTGCTGAAAATGGTAACGTTTGTTTGTAAACCTGTTATGCCAAGACAGTAATAAGGCAGTTTTCTATATCAGACAATGTGTTGTACCAGGGTGAAACAGTGTATTTAACAAACATCCCACTGTTTCTTACTCGTCTTTATATCCATATTTTGTAACTCAGTGAAAGTGAACAAGGGTGTTGCTGAAATAACAAGCCTGTGCGTATTTGAATTTACTCTGTGTAAATGGAGGTATGGATGCTTTCAGTAATCTGATGCGGATAACATTGTCGAAGAGCAAGTTTTACAACTATGTAAATCCTGTCTCTGCAGGATACTGAAGCACTCTTCTCTGCACATTACAAACAGTCTGATGTTGACTGACAGCTTTACAGACCAGCTCATTTCTAAACGTGTCACTCACCAGCTTTTGCTTTAGTGTGTCCTGGAGAGACATGTAATCACATACACGTAATCCACATGGCTCAGAATTCTGAATTCTGAAGAATGCAAATCAAACTGTAAACGTTCATTTGAAGGACTTTAGAAGTTAAAATCATTTTCACTAAAGATAAACCTTGAGTGTGAACAGGTGTTTGTCCTGCTACCTGCTGACATCATAACCTCCTAACTTACTATCAAGCTATTTTAAGAGCAGGCCTGAGGAAGCTCACAGATACATTAGTTCTGTATGAACCGCACAGATGTTAGCAGGCGTCCAACATTACCAAGCCCAGGAAGGATGCACAGAGCGCGAGGGTGACCATCCAGCGGCCGCACGCTCCATACCCGCCCCCGGCCCCGGCCCCGGCCCCGCTGACCACTTCCACGTCGCATCCCGCTCTCGTCGTCCTCTTGGCCGCCTTCAGGGCACTTTTTAGCCCTCTCCCGGTGTCCTTCCTCTTGTCAAACAGGGTGTCTTCTTCCTGGTCGTCGTTGTCGTCGTCGTCCTCCATGCTGGCGAAACGAACGTGCTTCTTTTTAACGACGGTGTCTCGTGCGGCAGAAGAAGACATACCTGTCCGTGTGTCACTACgagtgcaggtggaggtggaccTGAAGCTGTCAcagagctggtggaggtggacCTGAAGCTGTCACAGAGCTGTTGGAGGTGGACCTGAAGCTGTCACAGAGCTGGTGGGGGTGGACCTGAAGCTGACACGGTGCTGTTGACCAACGACTGACAGCTGAGAGCGGTCCGATTAGCTTGTTGGCGCTTCCGGTGTGTCCGGTGTGTTTCTCCGGTCTAAATCGTTAAAATGAAGTCGGTGGTGTCTGAAGCAGCTGGCGGAGGAGAGGATGACAGCGGGGCACCGCTGCTGCAGCCGCCGAGTCCCTCCATACACCTCCAGTCAATGTATGGCTGCTGGACGTTTGCAGAGATCGTCTATTGACGAGGAAGTTCACTCTTTTTCTAAAAGTGACCCACTTTACGGAAAGAACATGGCATAATATCTCGTTCTGCGCATTATTAATGAATCAgccatgcacaaacacaaaaggccttatttgtctttgtttgttggACTATATTATTTTCTCCGTCTTCGAGCTCCAGTGGTTACGGCTTTTGTTGATCATGCCCTGTCTCTCAGTAGCATAAAGTTAGTCACCTGACATGTATTTCTTTCCCCTTCGACAGCTCTAAACCATCAGCTCTGCCTCTGACCTCATGACATATAAACTCACTCACTCACGAGACAGGCGACCTGGCTCTATTAGTGAATATCACTAATTTCAGTTGGGCATAATTTGAACTAATATTACTGAACCTGGCAAAATTATAGTTAAGTATAGTAGTACCTGAGCCAGTAAGCCACATGTGCCACAAAGCTTTTCTATTAACCTCCGTCGTCACGCTACCACACAGCCAGTTTAAATGGCAGCTGACGCTCTTAGTATCCTGAACTCAGAGCTGAGTAAGACCtctttgcttctttttcctctctcagtCAGCTGACAGGGCTACAGGAAGTAGTAGCCAGCAGGTTAACATTGATTGGAAGGCGGCCTCTAGTGTTAAGAGAACAGTGGTGCAGAAGGGTTATTACCATGTCACACTAGAAGGGGCTGGAGGTAGGGCCACCAAAGATGTCACTGTGACTGTGCGCCATCACTGGCTATGAGAACCTCAGTCTGCATCAAGACAGCCTCAATCCTAATTTTActaaaaaatataacattttacagattttatTTCTGATTAACAAGCGGGACTCaattgaaaacatgtttgccatcaaatttactgtactttaaacatttctggaaacTTGCTTGGCAAAGCTTCCTTACACCATCTGTTAAAGCTGGGCAGGTTAGGGACAGGTTTTTTCTCCAAGCATGCCAGAACTATGATTTTTTAATATGTCATATCCACTCCCAAACAGTGCATCTTCGTCTGGACCCTCTAGCACATAGCATCACTGCATGCGAAGCGTGGCACGTCCCATGAGTAATGAATTGGAAGAAAGAATGTCAGCAATGTTCCCATTTTGACAGAAAGGCCAGAGAGGCCCTCGGAGGCAGGTTTGAGGGGTCCCCAACCTGCCAGTAAGCCGTTACCTTTTTCAACCAAAATCCGACACCACCGTGAGGCCCTACCTATTATGATGGCATTTCAAATGCAGGATGACACGCTCAACAGCAAAAGAATAGGTAGctagacagaaaaataaataaaaatggcgAAGCAGAAATAGGCAATGTACTGTAAGTATACAGAGCAATAGAATTAAGAAAAGCTATTAAAATATTGACTCTTTGTGTGGAGATactagtgcctgtatgttgtcttcattgtcaaGTAGAATGTATTAAATACACAGTGCCAGGGTTCTTGGGAGCCAGTGGGAGCTGAGCTCCCATAAGGGAGCTCCCATGAAGGCAGTAAATTAATACATCAGTGGGGGTCATTAATACATTACCGACAACCATTATTTTAACTAAAAATAATTAGTTTTTCAGtggtatttgtattttatatattaatgatataaataggttgaaaaaaacatgttttccagaggAACTTCTGTATGTCACTAGTCATGGCAATAACCCAGACTCCCTTTTAAAtagtgtgattttaagagttgttgcatgaggagaaacttatcaaactttgtgaaacggcaACAACAAATTCTAAATAAGCATTATATACATTACATTAGGATGTTTCTTGCCCTGTAAAAAGTGTCGTTGTTTTGGCATCGCTGTAAAAGCCTGTCTGTTTTACTGAGAGAAGcgtggaaaaagaagaaaatacaagTGGGTGAAAGACTAATCTACTTCGACCATGACTATGCGTCTGAGATTGTAAAGAAGCGCAAGGAATATAACGTGGTCAAAAAAGCCCTAAAAGAAAAAGGTATCCGCTTCCAGACACCGTACACAAGCATGCGAATTCACTGGGCCACGGGAGTCCGCACATACAACACCGCACAGGAGGCACAGAGAGAGCTGAAGAAGCGCGGCTTCCCCGTGGAAGAACCGGAGTCAACAGAAGGAGAGAGCCTCGCGGAGACACGGCTTTTGGAGCGGTTGGGATGGCAGCAGGAAGCTGGGCGCCAGGAGAAGGGGCACGCTGCAGCCCGGAGAGCGAGGGCAAAACTCCAGGAGTTCCAGAGAGGACGCACCGAGGAAATATGAACGTGGATTTAAACTGCATTACCTGGTATGGAAACTTTAAACTCGAGACTCTGatgtgagttgttttttttgttttctttctctaagCTCTACACAGAGCATAAAACGCCTGGGAGAGGCGActtcccccttttttctttgaaaaagttgGACCAGTAGGATGGCTGAGTTGTTTTTTGACTCATTACCCACCCTTAACATTGGGCCCTCTCGGAGTGAGAGGCTGTTCCCTCGACCCACCAACGGGGTCACAGTTGAAGGGCATCAAGATCTCCCCTCATTTTTGGAGGTCTGTTCaagttcatgtttgtgttttctaatTGCAGTTCATGTTAAGAGTTTGTTTTGTGGGGACACTGGCTTGCTTGTTTTGAAGAGTATACATGATAAGGTCACATAGTCTGAAATGTGCTTCCTTAAATGTGAATGGCCTGAGCAACCCTGTAAAGAGAAGTAAGGTACTTGCTAAAATGAAAAAGGATAAGGCGCAAATCATATTTCTTCAAGAGACTCATATGTCCAAAACTGAACATGAGAAGTTAAAAAGGTTTGGGTATTTAAACTCCTTTTTTAGTTCATGCGAAAACAGCCGGAAACGAGGTGTGGCTACTCTGATTTCCAACAATCTCAATTTTGAATTCATTATGGAAAAAAGTGATACACAGGGTAGATATATACTTATTAAAGGAAGGATTGATAATATCCTTGTCACATTTGCTAACATATACGCCCCCCCAGAGAGCGATAGAAAATTCTTTAAGTCTCTGTTTCACATATTAACATCTGAAAGTGAAGGAGTATTAGTCTGTGCAGGTGACTGGAACACGGTCCTGAACCACTCTATAGACACAACAAGTATAAAAAGACATAAATGTCTGAAGTCAAGAGATCTCAACTTGCTAATTCGAGAGACAGGTATGTTTGATGTCTGGAGGAACCTGCATGCATCTGAAAAAGACTATACCCACTACTCAGCTACTCACCGGGTCCACTCCCGAATAGATTTCTTCTTGATGAACGTTACAGATAGACACAGGGTGAGGGAATGTTCCATAGGAACAGCGGATATATCAGACCACAATGTAATTAATTTAACTATACATCTGGACGACAGACAGAAGTGTACACTGTGGAGACTAAATATCAGTGTTTTAAACAAGGAAACTGTTGTTAAGGAGATTGAAAGAGAAATTAACGAATCTATAAAGGATAACATGACTGGTCAAGTGGACCCGACTATTTTATGGGACACAGTTAAGGCAATAATGAGAGGGAAACTCATTTCAAGAACAGCATATCTAAAAAAGTCGATGAGGTCAAAATATGATGAACTAGAGGAAAAGTTGAGAAAATTAGAGAAGCAACAACCAAAAGATGAGGACAAAGGGTTAAAAAACCAGATTAAAGAATTAAAAGTTCAAATAAATAACATTCTGAATGATGAATTGGAAAAACAAATTGAGATTCACTAAGCAAAGCTTTTACGAGTCAGGCCCAAAAGCAACTAAAATTCTAGCAAAACGCCTTAGAGCTCAACAAATGAAACATACGGTACATAAAATTAGAGATCCTATAACTAATGGAATAACTTATGAACCAGAT
This window harbors:
- the mfsd4b gene encoding sodium-dependent glucose transporter 1; the encoded protein is MSSSAARDTVVKKKHVRFASMEDDDDNDDQEEDTLFDKRKDTGRGLKSALKAAKRTTRAGCDVEVVSGAGAGAGGGYGACGRWMVTLALCASFLGLGMSISVLGPTFEDLAVNVKKNISNISYIFVGRSGGYIGGSLLGGILFDCMNPHLLLGFSMLVTAFGMCAIPFCKQALLLTGLMSSIGMSMGVLDTGGNVLILNTWGEQAGPHMQALHFSFAAGAFASPIIAKLLFGPDGNSSAGIILTNSTPPVTTEPITKAPDVHTINHYVHNKSSTLKSMWAYIVIGSFVFLISFLFFILYSCSSISRDKARASSGKPLVAKHHMALVALLFFFFFAYVGAEVAYGSFIFTFAKDYAHMPQSQAAGLNSLFWGTFAACRGLAIFFAACMYPGTMILLSLVGSTVSSLLLCLFSKEKVALWVCTGLYGASMATIFPSGISWVEQYTTVTGHTAATFVVGAALGEMVLPALVGFLLGKFHDHPLLMYLSLITATFTSILFPVMYKLASAPSGQSRKPRARGRSDADDSEYRQALLDSGANEEEEEEEQDNEADQWNDADFEVIEMDDTASLISSPNKASSPPDITGLTGSSAASNNQVLQPAGGASFSDTISLVGDSPRRKLLLSLDREKRD